GCTGCGCAACCTGGTCGAGCGGTGTTTCAACAAGCTCAAGAACGCCCGCCGCGTCGCCACCCGCTATGACAAGACCGCAGAAAGCTACCTCGGTTTCATCGACATCACGTCAATCCGCCTCTGGCTCCGCCATTTGTCAACATGACCTAGGCGAAAAAAATCTACCTTGCAACATTCCGTTTATGAAAGAAAGATCTCTGAGGGCGAATAATACACCCTATTTCAACGCAAATTGTAATTCAGCGCTCTGGTCTATCCCGGATCCAGAAACGGCAAAACGATTTCCTGAATTTTGCTCGAGTTCAGATACCACAGCACCACTTGGGCCAGTATATGCTGAGCAAACGACCGGTCGTTCAAAGGACTATTCTACCGATAAGCTAGCAGAGCTTTTAAACTCGGTTCAGCAACAACGCCAGGATGGCTCGAGCACGGCATCAAAGGAACATAGCCCACCATCGCAGTCCAGAATCGAAATGCCAGAAACACATTCGGTGCGCCCTCCTCCTCTGAACATAGAAGCAGAGGGTTTCTTTACACCGAATCACGATCTAAGTCCTATTAAGAATGACAACGCGGGAAAGGCTGCAAAGCAGGCCGTCGCTGCATCTGTAAAGTCGGACTATGAGTTAGCTGATCTTGAGGCTTCGGGACCAAAATTTATCCGTCGTTACTACGGTCGGTCAGAATCAGGATCAACGCAGACATCTTCCAATTGTTTTCCGAGGACAGGTAACATCTCTGATGTAGATCACCCGGTTTCTGAATCAGGAAAACATTTTCCTGATTCAGATTTGGGTCCAATAACACAAACGTCAAAGAATAATGTCATACAGTCGATAACTAAAATTCCCGTAATCAGCGCCGAAGAGAAGATCTTTCTCCACACTCCACCTTTTCGTGGATACCGGAAAGAGGTTTCTACGACCATGTCCAGTCATCAGCCTCTGCACAAAATAATAATAAAACCGGATCAGCCTCCTCTGAAACCCATGGAAATTGTCTCACAACAGTCAACAGAGGTGGTCGAAGCCGACCTGCAAAAGACCTATCCGATCCCCGCGCTCATCTCACATACAGCAGCTAGTCACCATAAGGGGGAAGTACTCGCACCAGTCCAACAGGTCGCTTCAGCCATTATGCAAGTCTCCGCAACGGACAGATATGCAAGCGTGATTCTGTCTCCTGACGAGTTGGGCCATGTTACATTCTCGATCACGCAGGCCGATGGCAATCTTGCTATCACTATCACTGCAGAGCGGTCAGAAACACTTCTTCTGCTTCGTAGGAACGTTGACCAACTTCAATCCGAACTGATGTCTTTGGGACAGGAAAGTGCGTCATTCAACTTCCATGATACAGGTCACGAAAGTGATCGTCGGTTCCACCGCGCTGATACTCTGGACGAAGAGAGAACGCTTCTCGAACAAGCTCAGATTACCATCAGTGAAACTTTCGCATCGCGAAATGCCGCGTCCGGACGGTTG
This sequence is a window from Paracoccus aerodenitrificans. Protein-coding genes within it:
- a CDS encoding flagellar hook-length control protein FliK; the protein is MKERSLRANNTPYFNANCNSALWSIPDPETAKRFPEFCSSSDTTAPLGPVYAEQTTGRSKDYSTDKLAELLNSVQQQRQDGSSTASKEHSPPSQSRIEMPETHSVRPPPLNIEAEGFFTPNHDLSPIKNDNAGKAAKQAVAASVKSDYELADLEASGPKFIRRYYGRSESGSTQTSSNCFPRTGNISDVDHPVSESGKHFPDSDLGPITQTSKNNVIQSITKIPVISAEEKIFLHTPPFRGYRKEVSTTMSSHQPLHKIIIKPDQPPLKPMEIVSQQSTEVVEADLQKTYPIPALISHTAASHHKGEVLAPVQQVASAIMQVSATDRYASVILSPDELGHVTFSITQADGNLAITITAERSETLLLLRRNVDQLQSELMSLGQESASFNFHDTGHESDRRFHRADTLDEERTLLEQAQITISETFASRNAASGRLDLRV